The nucleotide window CCGCCAGATAATTTTGTTATTTTTTGCCGTTGTTCTTCCTGGATTTGCCTATCAAGACGGGAAAGCCTATTGGCTACGGAAAGCAAAGTATCTTCATCCCCGGCGCCCATTAAAACCGCATTTAATAAATCTTTTAGTGGCACGGCAGGTTTACGTTCTAAAGGCCGGCTATCAGTTTTAAGTGACTTTGTAACACCGATTGCATCCACGATAACAAAATGAGTTTTTTCAGTTTTTGCGGATGGAGTAACTTTTTTTAGGTCATCACCAGCGAATGTCCTGGTACCACGGCCTTTCATTTGTTCAAAATAATTGAGCGACCGCACATCCCGCATAAAGAACAGGCATTCCAATGGCTTAACGTCAGTACCGGTAGCTATCATATCTACAGTAACTGCAATGCGGGGATAGTAGGAGTTTCTAAACTGAGCAAGAAGAGAGTCTGAATCTTCTTCGGACTGATAGGTAATCTTTTTACAGAAACTGTTTCCTTCCGCAAATACTTCACGGACCATTTCTACAATATCGTTTGCGTGGCTGTCGGTCTTGGCAAATATGAGGGTTTTTGGGACTTCCGTTCTCTCTGGAAATATATCAGGAAGCTTGTCCTTAAACGCTTTAATAATATTACGTATCTGGCTGGGATTGACCACATCTTTATCCAACTGCTTGCCTTTGTATTCCAATTCATCTTCTAATTGTTCCCAGCGTTTTTTACGGGTTAGCCTCTCCCGTAAATCGATATATTCTTTAGCAGCTATTTTTGCACCTTGTTTTGTGATTTCTGTTTCAATTGTAAATACGTCATACCCAACATTTACCCCGTCTGCAACTGCACGTTCGTGAGAATATTCACTGACAATATTTTCATTAAAAAATCCGAAAGTCCGTTTGTCCGGTGTGGCAGTAAGGCCTATAAGAAAAGCATCAAAATAATCAAGGATTTGCTTCCATAAATTATAAATTGAACGATGGCATTCATCTATAACAATAAAATCAAAGAATTCTAGAGGGATTTTTTCGTTATAAACTACTGGCATTGGTTCGCGAGGTTGGATCATCTCATTAGGATTGGTGGTTTCTGCCGATTCATCTAAATCTTCATCTTTTAAGATGGAATAAAGGCGTTGAATAGTGCTTATACAGACCTGGGAATCCTTTGAAACATACTTTGAAGTTAAACGTTGGACATTATACAATTCCGTGAATTTACGATTGTCATCTGTAGGGGTATAGGCCATGAATTCCTGTTCGGCTTGTTTACCCAGGTTTCTTGTATCAACAAGGAAAAGGACTCTTTTTGCTTTTGCAAATTTGAGCAGGCGGTATATTGAAGTGATTGCGGTGAACGTTTTTCCGCTCCCGGTTGCCATTTGTATAAGTGCACGAGGACGGCTTTCTTTAAATGATTTATCAAGGTTTTCGATTGCGATTATCTGGCAATCACGAAGCCCTTTTTTATTTAGCGCGGGAATGTCATTCAGTCTTGCTCTTAATGTTTTTTGATAAGTCAACCATTCTTTTAACGTTTCTGGTTTATGAAAGGAAAATACTTGGCGGGAGCAGGGTTTAGGATCTCGCATATCAGTAAAACGAGTAATTTCGCCCGTGCTTTCATATATATAATTTAATGGAGAGTTATTTATATATTTTAACTTGGCTTTTGCATATGCCTCTGCCTGATCTTCATGGACAGTTAAACGATGGCCTTCTTCTTCTCTTTTAGCTTCTATTATTCCTACGGGTTTTTGTTCAACGAATAAAACATAATCGGCGGGTCCAATATCGGTAGTATATTCTTTTATTGCTATTCCAATGCCTTCACTGAAATCAATAGCATCTTTTTCTTGCACTTTCCAGCCAGATTTTGAGAGCAAAATATCGATTCTATCACGAGCAATTTGCTCTGGGTTTTGATTTGGCATTATAAGTGATTATACTTATTTTACTGAATTTTATCAATAAAAACAGGGGCTACCAGCAGAAAGCCGATAGCCCCTATCTTTCCTACTTCAACATTCCGGTAAGCACCCACTCTTCAAGCGATTTCAAGTACAAATTGTCTGTGGACGAACTGGTGACTTCAATTTGGCGAATATAGTTGTGCTTGACTATTTTCTGGCCTGTATGGCATACTGGTTGCAGCACTTATAGGCCTCCAGCGCAACATTATTCAACACAGCCTCAACATCTGCCCCGGAGTAATGCTTTTGAGCCATAAGCTCTGCTAATTCCTGGTAATCAGCCTCACTTAGGTCAAGCACGGACTGCCTATTGTGATTTTTTATCCGCAATAACTGATAGACAGTGGCTTTATCCGGAAGAGTAACCTCGCAGGCCATGTCAAATCTACCGGGCCGAAGGAATGCCGAGTCAATATCCCAAGGTTTGTTCGTCGCACCGATGAGAATCATGGGAATATTTTCAGCAAAAACATTACTCATAACCTGTAAAAGCTTGCCTTTAACGCGATTCATCACCGATGATATTCCTATTTCGCGTTTTAACAGAACATCGGCTTCATCAAGAAATACTACCGACCTGTCATTTTTCGCTTTGAAAAAGATTTCTTCTATCCTTTTTTCAG belongs to Elusimicrobiota bacterium and includes:
- a CDS encoding DEAD/DEAH box helicase family protein, whose translation is MMPNQNPEQIARDRIDILLSKSGWKVQEKDAIDFSEGIGIAIKEYTTDIGPADYVLFVEQKPVGIIEAKREEEGHRLTVHEDQAEAYAKAKLKYINNSPLNYIYESTGEITRFTDMRDPKPCSRQVFSFHKPETLKEWLTYQKTLRARLNDIPALNKKGLRDCQIIAIENLDKSFKESRPRALIQMATGSGKTFTAITSIYRLLKFAKAKRVLFLVDTRNLGKQAEQEFMAYTPTDDNRKFTELYNVQRLTSKYVSKDSQVCISTIQRLYSILKDEDLDESAETTNPNEMIQPREPMPVVYNEKIPLEFFDFIVIDECHRSIYNLWKQILDYFDAFLIGLTATPDKRTFGFFNENIVSEYSHERAVADGVNVGYDVFTIETEITKQGAKIAAKEYIDLRERLTRKKRWEQLEDELEYKGKQLDKDVVNPSQIRNIIKAFKDKLPDIFPERTEVPKTLIFAKTDSHANDIVEMVREVFAEGNSFCKKITYQSEEDSDSLLAQFRNSYYPRIAVTVDMIATGTDVKPLECLFFMRDVRSLNYFEQMKGRGTRTFAGDDLKKVTPSAKTEKTHFVIVDAIGVTKSLKTDSRPLERKPAVPLKDLLNAVLMGAGDEDTLLSVANRLSRLDRQIQEEQRQKITKLSGGFSLKAIVNNLLDACNPDIIESKTKEINSETYMPQEEAEKKAKEQLVKRATKAFNGKLNEFLENTRKSLEQIIDIVNIDHVTFTGWDTQAKEQAQSLVQEFKEFLEKNKDEIQALSIFYNQPHRRREITYKMIKDIFEILKEQKPQLSLFRVWDACTHIENVKTDSPKSELIAMVSLIRKFVSIDKEISSYDTVVNRNFRDWVVLAQSGHKHFTEEQMNWLHMIRDHIASSFHIEKDDFSLSPFGETGGLGKMHEVFGNEADNLINEMNEVLVA